From a single Brassica oleracea var. oleracea cultivar TO1000 chromosome C5, BOL, whole genome shotgun sequence genomic region:
- the LOC106343866 gene encoding arogenate dehydratase/prephenate dehydratase 2, chloroplastic has protein sequence MAVRLQATQVPGGISGNLSPSNRNPNAVIRFGRGSSKRNRLVSLSASLREGDGRGKESSVRAVEVKKILEDSPLLPKPLSSNQLAETVSNGSRVRVAYQGVRGAYSESAAEKAYPNCEAVPCEEFDTAFEAVERWLVDRAVLPIENSLGGSIHRNYDLLLRHNLHIVGEVKLAVRHCLLANHGVKLEDLRRVLSHPQALAQCENTLTRLGLVREAVDDTAGAAKQIAFEDLSDAAAVASAKAAEIYGLNIVAEDIQDDTDNVTRFLMLAREPIIPGTNRLFKTSIVFSLEEGPGVLFKALAVFALRQINLTKIESRPLRKNPLRASGGLKYFDYLFYVDFEASMADEVAQNALRHLEEFATFLRVLGSYPVDTTML, from the exons ATGGCTGTTCGATTGCAGGCGACTCAGGTCCCCGGTGGAATCTCCGGAAACCTCTCACCATCCAATCGCAATCCAAACGCCGTCATCCGATTCGGTCGCGGATCTTCGAAGCGCAACCGTTTGGTATCTTTATCGGCGTCGCTCCGGGAAGGGGATGGACGTGGGAAAGAGAGCTCCGTGAGAGCTGTGGAAGTGAAGAAGATCCTGGAAGACTCACCTCTGCTTCCTA AGCCGTTATCGTCAAATCAGCTCGCGGAAACTGTCTCCAACGGCTCTCGTGTTCGTGTAGCCTATCAG GGAGTAAGAGGTGCATACAGTGAATCAGCAGCTGAGAAGGCTTATCCAAACTGTGAAGCTGTTCCTTGCGAAGAGTTTGACACTGCCTTTGAG GCGGTTGAGCGGTGGCTTGTTGACCGAGCAGTTTTGCCTATTGAGAACTCTTTAGGTGGAAGCATCCATAGAAACTATGATCTTTTGCTGCGTCACAATCTGCACATTGTTGGGGAAGTCAAGTTAGCTGTTCGCCACTGTTTGTTGGCCAACCACGGTGTAAAGCTTGAAGATTTGAGAAGGGTGCTTAGCCATCCACAG GCTCTGGCTCAATGTGAAAACACGTTAACTAGATTGGGATTGGTCAGAGAAGCAGTAGATGACACTGCTGGTGCTGCTAAG CAAATTGCATTCGAAGATTTAAGTGATGCAGCTGCAGTTGCGAGCGCCAAAGCTGCAGAGATATATGGGTTGAACATAGTTGCTGAAGATATCCAG GATGACACTGATAATGTTACAAGGTTTCTAATGCTCGCAAGGGAACCCATTATCCCTGGAACTAACAGACTCTTTAAG ACAAGTATAGTTTTCTCGTTAGAGGAAGGGCCTGGAGTACTTTTCAAAGCACTTGCGGTCTTTGCCCTTAGGCAAATTAACCTCACAAAG ATCGAAAGCCGACCTTTAAGGAAAAACCCTCTGCGAGCATCTGGAGGGCTTAA ATACTTTGATTATCTTTTCTATGTGGACTTCGAAGCATCTATGGCTGACGAAGTTGCTCAAAATGCACTTAGGCATCTCGAG GAATTTGCTACCTTTTTGCGGGTACTGGGAAGCTACCCAGTGGACACAACAATGCTCTAA
- the LOC106294305 gene encoding nitrile-specifier protein 5, whose protein sequence is MASTPMEGKWVQLKQKGTGPGARSSHAIVLVGNKVYAFGGEFQPRVPVDNHLHVFDLSTLTWSIQEASGDAPPPRVGVAMAAVGTIIYFFGGRDENHQELNELYSFDTSTNEWKLLSSGETGPENRSYHSIATDSQNVYVFGGCGVDGRLNDLWAYNFVDGKWIKFPSPGEGCKGRGGPGLEVVEGRIWVVYGFTGDEADDVHCFDIAKGEWKEVETKGEKPSARSVFSTSVVGKQIVIFGGEVDPSDLGHMGAGCFTAEAYGLDTETLEWRKWEDGFGSEEHPGPRGWCAFAAGSRDGKEGLLVYGGNSPSNDRLDDIFFFTPESY, encoded by the exons ATGGCATCGACTCCAATGGAAGGCAAATGGGTTCAG CTAAAACAGAAAGGAACCGGACCAGGAGCAAGAAGCTCACACGCCATCGTCCTCGTTGGCAACAAAGTCTACGCCTTCGGCGGCGAGTTCCAACCCCGTGTCCCCGTCGACAACCACCTCCACGTCTTCGACCTCAGCACTCTAACATGGTCCATCCAAGAAGCTTCAGGGGACGCTCCTCCTCCTAGAGTAGGCGTAGCCATGGCTGCAGTAGGAACCATCATCTACTTCTTCGGCGGCCGCGACGAGAATCACCAAGAGCTCAACGAGCTTTACTCTTTCGACACTTCCACCAACGAGTGGAAGCTTCTCTCCTCAGGGGAGACAGGTCCTGAGAACAGAAGCTACCACTCCATAGCTACAGATTCTCAGAACGTGTATGTGTTTGGTGGGTGCGGAGTTGATGGCCGTCTTAACGATCTATGGGCGTACAATTTTGTTGATGGGAAGTGGATTAAGTTCCCGTCTCCTGGAGAGGGATGTAAAGGGAGAGGAGGTCCGGGACTAGAGGTGGTCGAAGGGAGGATATGGGTTGTGTATGGATTCACAGGAGATGAAGCAGACGATGTTCATTGCTTCGACATAGCTAAAGGAGAGTGGAAAGAAGTTGAGACAAAGGGTGAGAAACCGTCTGCGAGAAGTGTGTTTTCCACTTCCGTTGTTGGGAAACAGATTGTGATATTCGGAGGAGAGGTTGATCCTAGCGACTTAGGACACATGGGAGCAGGGTGTTTCACAGCTGAGGCTTATGGGCTTGATACTGAGACGTTGGAGTGGAGGAAGTGGGAAGATGGGTTTGGGTCAGAGGAGCATCCGGGGCCTAGAGGATGGTGTGCGTTTGCGGCTGGGTCGAGGGATGGTAAGGAAGGTCTGTTGGTTTATGGAGGGAACTCGCCGAGTAATGATAGGCTTGATGATATCTTCTTCTTCACTCCAGAATCTTACTAA
- the LOC106294306 gene encoding uncharacterized protein sll1770, translating to MAALLASQSCCYVSEAARTTKAIGFSSSLENTFTAESTHSFGTKSKRFRVEMRQSETPSKPGINGRSVKMVPASEVMKRKDGLNNVNKVNGSAGKVVNGSSLVNINGAASSSTLVKPPKQKPESFLPPPVEGVRVLPSDEGFSWADENYSSFQRSVDVWSFVLALRIRVLFDNANWAYIGGFTEEKQKSRRRETASWLRESVLQLGPTFIKLGQLSSTRSDLFPREFVDELSKLQDRVPAFSPEKARRFIETELGAPISVMYKEFEDQPIAAASLGQVHRAVLHNGEKVVVKVQRPGLKKLFDIDLRNLKLIAEYFQKSESFGTNDWVGIYEECATILYQEIDYINEAKNADRFRRDFRNISWVRVPLVYWDYSAMKVLTLEYVPGIKINKLDALAARGYNRSRIASRAIEAYLIQILKTGFFHADPHPGNLAIDVDESIIYYDFGMMGEIKTFTRTRLLDLFYSVYEKDAKKVMQNLIDLEALQPTGDLSSVRRSIQFFLDNLLSQSPDQQQTLAAIGEDLFAISQDQPFRFPSTFTFVIRAFSTLEGIGYILDPDFSFVKVAAPYAQELLDLKQKQNSGTQLVQQIRKQADDARSSTLSMPYRVQRIEEFVKELDSGDLKLRVRVLESERAARKATILQMATMYTVLGGTLLNIGVTFSNQGSQLVANGSFVGAGIFMLLVLRSMQRVNKLDKFEKMI from the exons ATGGCGGCACTGTTAGCTTCTCAGAGCTGCTGCTATGTCAGCGAGGCCGCAAGAACCACCAAAGCTATTGGTTTCAGCAGCTCTCTCGAGAACACATTCACTGCGGAATCAACTCACTCTTTTGGCACCAAGTCCAAGAGGTTCCGTGTTGAGATGAGACAATCAGAGACTCCTTCCAAGCCTGGAATCAATGGACGTTCTGTCAAAATGGTTCCAGCCAGTGAAGTTATGAAAAGGAAAGACGGTTTGAACAATGTAAACAAAGTGAATGGTTCAGCTGGAAAAGTTGTTAATGGATCGAGTTTGGTTAACATCAATGGTGCTGCGTCTTCTTCAACTTTGGTTAAACCTCCAAAGCAAAAACCAGAATCTTTCCTTCCTCCACCCGTTGAGGGCGTTAGAGTTCTTCCTTCTGATGAAGGTTTCAGCTGGGCTGATGAGAACTACAGCTCCTTTCAACGTAGTGTTGATGTTTGGTCGTTTGTTCTTGCCCTGAGGATCCGTGTCTTGTTCGACAATGCCAATTGGGCTTACATTGGAGGGTTCACAGAAGAAAAACAG AAAAGCAGAAGAAGAGAAACAGCTTCTTGGTTGAGAGAGAGTGTGTTGCAGCTTGGTCCAACGTTCATCAAACTGGGACAGTTGTCTTCAACTAGGTCTGATTTGTTCCCACGTGAGTTCGTTGATGAGCTTTCCAAGTTGCAG GATAGAGTTCCTGCTTTTTCTCCAGAGAAAGCAAGGCGCTTCATCGAGACCGAGCTTGGAGCTCCTATTAGTGTAATGTATAAAGAGTTTGAAGACCAACCCATAGCTGCAGCTAGCCTTGGCCAG GTACACAGAGCTGTGTTGCACAATGGAGAGAAAGTGGTTGTGAAAGTACAAAGACCTGGACTCAAGAAACTTTTCGATATTGATCTAC GAAACTTGAAGTTGATTGCTGAATATTTCCAGAAAAGTGAATCGTTTGGTACAAATGACTGGGTTGGTATATACGAAGAATGTGCCAC AATTTTGTATCAAGAAATTGACTACATAAACGAAGCTAAGAACGCCGACAGATTCAGGAGAGACTTCAGGAATATAAGCTGGGTCCGTGTACCT TTGGTCTACTGGGATTACTCTGCCATGAAGGTCTTGACTTTGGAGTATGTACCAGGTATCAAGATCAACAAGCTAGATGCCTTAGCTGCACGTGGTTATAACCGTTCAAGAATAGCGTCACGAGCCATTGAAGCTTATCTTATCCAG ATACTCAAAACCGGCTTCTTTCATGCGGATCCTCACCCAGGGAATCTAGCCATTGATGTAGACGAATCAATCATCTACTATGACTTTGGCATGATGGGAGAGATCAAGACGTTTACTCGGACGAGGTTGCTTGATCTCTTCTATTCTGTTTATGAAAAAGATGCCAAAAAG GTTATGCAAAACCTTATAGATCTTGAAGCACTCCAACCCACTGGAGATCTTTCATCG GTAAGGAGATCTATTCAGTTCTTCTTGGACAATCTATTAAGCCAGTCCCCAGATCAGCAACAGACTTTGGCAGCTATTGGAGAG GACTTGTTTGCAATTTCACAGGACCAGCCATTCCGTTTCCCATCAACTTTCACATTTGTCATCAGAGCATTTTCCACACTTGAGG GTATTGGCTACATCCTTGATCCTGACTTTTCCTTTGTGAAGGTTGCGGCTCCCTATGCGCAG GAACTCCTGGATTTAAAACAAAAGCAAAACTCGGGAACTCAACTTGTCCAACAAATAAGGAAACAGGCGGACGAT GCTAGGTCTTCTACTTTGTCCATGCCATACCGAGTGCAGCGCATAGAAGAGTTCGTTAAAGAACTTGATTCAGGCGATCTAAAACTCCGTGTCAGAGTTCTTGAG TCGGAAAGAGCAGCTCGGAAAGCGACAATACTGCAGATGGCGACAATGTACACAGTTCTTGGAGGAACTCTGCTTAACATTGGGGTTACATTTAGCAACCAAGGGAGTCAGCTTGTTGCTAATGGATCCTTCGTTGGTGCAG GGATATTCATGTTATTGGTACTGAGATCTATGCAAAGGGTAAATAAGCTTGACAAGTTTGAGAAGATGATATGA
- the LOC106294307 gene encoding probable glycerol-3-phosphate dehydrogenase [NAD(+)] 1, cytosolic: MEQLVEARLDEIRRVMCKADDDPLKIVGVGAGAWGSVFIAMLQENYGTFRDKVSVRIWRRGGRSIDKATAQHLFEVINSREELLRRLIRRCAYLKYVEARLGDRVLYADEILKDGFCLNMIETPLCPLKVVTNLQEAVWDADVVVNGLPSTETFQVFSEISKYWKERVTAPVIISLAKGVEAEFEPRPRIVTPTQMIYRATGIPLENILYLGGPNIASEVYNKEYANARICGSEKWRKPLGKFLRQSHFIVWDNSDLVTHEVMGGLKNVYAIGAGMVDTLTKESATSKSVYFAHCTSEMIFITHLLAKEPEKLAGPLLADTYVTLLKGRNAWYGQKLAKGELNLQMGDSIKGKGMIQGVSAVKAFFELLNQSSLSLQHPEEGKPVTPAELCPILKMLYRILITREVSCEAVLEALRDETMNDPRELIEIAHSHLFFQPSLLGQTP, translated from the exons ATGGAGCAATTGGTGGAAGCAAGGCTTGACGAGATCCGCAGAGTAATGTGCAAAGCCGACGACGATCCGTTAAAGATCGTAGGCGTCGGAGCCGGCGCGTGGGGAAGCGTCTTCATCGCAATGCTACAAGAAAACTACGGAACATTCAGAGATAAAGTCAGTGTTCGAATCTGGAGAAGAGGAGGGAGATCGATCGACAAAGCCACAGCTCAGCATCTCTTCGAAGTGATCAACTCGAGAGAGGAGCTGCTCAGGAGGCTGATACGACGGTGCGCGTATCTCAAGTACGTGGAAGCTAGGCTAGGCGATAGAGTGCTGTACGCAGACGAGATATTGAAAGATGGGTTTTGTTTGAATATGATTGAGACTCCTCTGTGTCCTTTGAAAGTGGTGACGAATCTGCAGGAGGCGGTTTGGGATGCTGATGTTGTTGTGAATGGTTTGCCTTCGACTGAGACGTTTCAGGTGTTTAGTGAGATTAGTAAGTACTGGAAGGAGAGGGTTACGGCTCCTGTGATCATCTCTTTGGCTAAGGGAGTGGAAGCTGAGTTTGAGCCTCGTCCTAGGATTGTTACTCCTACTCAGATGATCTATCGAGCGA CTGGAATCCCTCTTGAGAACATTCTCTACCTTGGGGGACCTAACATTGCTTCCGAGGTATACAACAAAGAGTACGCTAATGCACGGATATGCGGGTCTGAGAAATGGAGGAAGCCTCTGGGGAAGTTTCTAAGGCAGTCTCATTTCATAGTGTGGGATAACAGTGACCTTGTTACTCATGAAGTAATGGGTGGTTTGAAAAATGTATACGCCATTGGCGCAG GAATGGTGGATACATTAACAAAGGAAAGTGCTACGAGCAAATCAGTGTACTTTGCGCATTGTACTTCTGAGATGATTTTTATTACTCATCTATTGGCCAAGGAGCCAGAGAAGCTTGCTGGGCCTTTGCTCGCGGATACTTATGTAACGTTACTGAAAGGTCGTAATGCGTGGTATGGTCAGAAGCTCGCTAAAGGAGAACTTAACCTTCAAATGGGTGATAGCATCAAGGGCAAGGGAATGATCCAG GGTGTTTCTGCGGTGAAAGCGTTTTTTGAGTTATTAAACCAATCCTCGTTAAGTCTTCAACACCCTGAAGAAGGCAAACCTGTAACTCCTGCTGAGCTCTGTCCCATTTTGAAGATGCTCTACAGAATTCTTATAACAAG GGAGGTCTCATGTGAGGCAGTTCTTGAGGCGCTGAGGGATGAGACAATGAATGACCCACGTGAACTCATCGAGATTGCTCACAGCCATCTCTTCTTCCAACCATCTCTTCTTGGTCAGACACCTTGA
- the LOC106295231 gene encoding uncharacterized protein LOC106295231: protein MVGSGARVSIDADTRKTIQTIKEITAGNYSEDEIHAMLLECSMNPDEAAQRLLLQDPFLEVKKKRDKRKENLSSKDSVEPQWRCGGGGRINLSSRHSSHGKHHSDGAGAKIFFRKENGPKQVAHPSTSTSQKQIKTKDNALVFSLPPVMDKSSGCLTSGSSDGAPPSAVESSKNRVNTEQKSADSLPLSRPPSSEVRFISSNSKPVSEQHLGERKLQNRSRGTGNTLVNDAYVPRPASSHSNSTSSRPSSNYSNRSHQTVGPQRGKEWKPKPVNHTTTQGSGASATAEALAVPTEASEKSVEDVVPSAEGTSKLQRQLEDLQVQRQHVIIPNHILVPDAERTKFSFGSFDAGFSIASSSVAFPENEKRSAPLSQNSQEVEDSFEEDELSHPNVHSTEKDEENNVYSESPSQVPNDMAGEGITAANAAPVYDVSKQENTLESESNHSPFDHIPSNILGPIPPAPGSQLPQFENADPQARDALRTPNFVVQQPFDTASYYAQFYRSGPDSDGRVSPFVSPGVASKFNGNVTVLPPHSSQTMQESGNNLVLSTASPTPLATQPAGLMQSSIPVTQQPVPFLRPPGLHMSHYPPNYMPYGHYFSPFYLPHPAMQQFLSNGAFAQQPQASSVYPAPPPPSGAATGGKYTLPHHKPGSNTGNLTHVGMPGGYGPTSHGSFPAGYNPNSGASAGNSTSNEDLSTLQLKGNNGYSTTGQQSEALPVWIAGPGRDVPSSFYGLQHHGQQHVTYAPAQSGHVTFPGMYHPGQAVTAAGGVHHPLLQQSQGVAGAEMVAPGPPNVFQQPQQTPMNWPSNY from the exons ATGGTTGGGAGTGGTGCTAGGGTTTCGATTGATGCGGATACGAGGAAGACGATTCAGACCATCAAGGAGATCACTGCTGGGAACTACAGCGAGGACGAGATTCACGCAATGCTCCTTGAATGCAGTATGAATCCCGATGAGGCTGCTCAACGCCTTCTTCTTCAGG ATCCATTCCTTGAGGTTAAGAAGAAACGTGATAAGAGAAAAGAG AACCTTAGCAGCAAGGACTCTGTTGAGCCACAGTGGAGATGTGGTGGTGGTGGTCGGATAAATTTATCTTCTCGTCACTCATCACATGGTAAACACCACTCAGATGGTGCTGGTGCAAAGATTTTTTTCAGAAAAGAAAACGGTCCAAAGCAGGTCGCTCATCCATCAACTTCGACCTCTCAAAAACAAATAAAAACTAAAGACAATGCCTTGGTGTTTAG CCTTCCACCTGTGATGGATAAAAGTTCTGGTTGTTTGACATCAGGAAGCTCTGATGGTGCACCACCATCTGCTGTTGAATCAAGCAAAAATCGTGTTAATACAGAGCAGAAGTCGGCTGATTCTTTGCCACTCTCTCGTCCACCATCCTCGGAGGTTCGATTCATTTCTTCAAATTCCAAACCAGTGAGCGAGCAACACCTTGGAGAAAGAAAGTTACAAAACAGATCTCGTGGGACGGGGAACACTTTAGTGAATGATGCTTATGTTCCGAGGCCTGCTTCATCTCATAGCAACAGCACGAGTAGCCGGCCTTCTTCTAACTACAGTAATCGTTCACATCAGACCGTTGGTCCTCAAAGAG GTAAGGAATGGAAGCCGAAGCCAGTGAACCATACAACTACTCAGGGTTCTGGTGCATCAGCTACAGCTGAAGCTCTTGCGGTTCCTACTGAAGCCAGTGAAAAATCTGTTGAAGATGTTGTCCCTTCTGCAGAGGGCACATCTAAGTTGCAGAGGCAGCTTGAGGACTTGCAGGTCCAACGTCAGCATGTTATTATCCCAAACCATATCCTTGTTCCAGATGCTGAGCGAACCAAGTTCAGCTTTGGAAGCTTTGATGCTGGCTTTTCTATAGCATCAAGTTCAGTAGCTTTTCCAGAGAATGAAAAGAGATCTGCACCTCTCTCTCAGAATTCACAGGAGGTTGAAGATAGTTTTGAAGAAGACGAACTTAG CCACCCAAATGTCCATTCGACTGAAAAGGACGAGGAGAACAATGTTTACTCCGAGTCGCCTTCACAAGTTCCAAATGATATGGCTGGTGAAGGTATCACCGCAGCAAACGCAGCTCCAGTGTATGATGTCTCCAAGCAAGAGAATACGTTGGAGTCCGAAAGCAATCACAGCCCTTTTGACCACATTCCAAGTAATATTCTCGGGCCTATTCCTCCAGCTCCTGGGAGCCAGCTTCCACAGTTTGAGAATGCTGATCCTCAAGCACGTGATGCCCTTCGTACTCCTAACTTTGTG GTCCAGCAACCATTTGATACAGCGAGTTACTATGCTCAATTCTACCGATCAGGCCCTGACAGTGATGGCCGTGTTTCTCCTTTTGTTTCTCCAGGGGTTGCGTCCAAGTTTAATGGAAATGTTACAGTATTGCCCCCTCATTCATCTCAAACCATGCAAGAG AGTGGAAACAACTTAGTTCTGTCGACAGCTAGTCCAACTCCACTGGCAACACAGCCTGCTGGGCTGATGCAGAGCTCTATACCTGTCACGCAGCAGCCTGTTCCTTTCTTACGGCCCCCAGGGTTACACATGTCACATTATCCACCGAACTACATGCCATATGGACACTACTTCTCCCCATTCTATCTACCTCACCCGGCAATGCAACAGTTCTTAAGCAACGGTGCATTTGCTCAGCAACCTCAGGCAAGCAGTGTGTATCCTGCTCCTCCTCCACCCTCTGGAGCTGCAACAGGAGGCAAATACACACTCCCTCATCACAAGCCTGGGAGTAATACAGGAAACTTGACTCATGTTGGTATGCCTGGTGGTTACGGACCAACATCACATGGTTCCTTCCCAGCAGGATATAATCCCAATTCTGGTGCTTCAGCTGGGAACTCAACTTCCAATGAGGATCTCAGCACGTTGCAGTTGAAGGGAAACAACGGCTACAGCACAACAGGACAACAG AGTGAAGCATTACCTGTATGGATTGCTGGACCAGGACGAGATGTGCCGAGCTCGTTCTACGGTTTACAGCACCATGGGCAACAGCACGTGACTTACGCTCCAGCACAATCCGGTCACGTGACATTCCCAGGTATGTATCATCCGGGACAAGCAGTGACAGCAGCTGGAGGAGTTCACCATCCGCTCTTACAACAGTCTCAGGGTGTTGCTGGAGCCGAAATGGTTGCACCTGGGCCTCCTAACGTTTTCCAACAGCCTCAGCAAACACCGATGAATTGGCCAAGTAATTACTGA
- the LOC106292399 gene encoding uncharacterized protein LOC106292399: MAKIEKLQFSALEVTETNYTAWVTNMELHLDSEEILGTIKDGNISTSHEKAKAVIFLRRHLDENLTHDYARTKDPLDLWKALKERFDNQKKITLPHALDEWKNLRFQDFEKVETYNSAILRIAAQLDYCGKPVSEAEMLEKTYQTFHKNHYVLQEQYRNCGYTRFSELAVALIIAERNNELLIKNHNARPTGTKAFPEVNATDIKNPEKGNYSYRGRGRGRGHNRGFGRGRGYRFNRNHERSNNPRRRGSNTWNRSDRVKGKETQENPTHKNENVCYRCGSKGHWSQVCRTPQHLCQLYQESIKGKAKEVNLNEHLVGTTSTYLESSDFMGDFNEATHQNN; encoded by the coding sequence ATGGCAAAAATCGAGAAACTTCAGTTTTCGGCATTGGAAGTAACTGAGACAAACTACACGGCATGGGTTACAAATATGGAGCTTCATCTAGATTCCGAGGAAATACTCGGAACAATAAAAGACGGCAATATATCAACCTCTCATGAAAAGGCTAAGGCCGTGATATTTCTGAGAAGACATCTAGATGAAAATCTTACGCATGATTATGCGAGAACCAAAGATCCCTTAGATCTTTGGAAAGCTCTGAAGGAGAGGTTTGATAACCAAAAGAAAATTACTCTCCCCCATGCACTCGATGAGTGGAAAAATCTACGATTTCAAGATTTTGAAAAAGTGGAAACGTACAATTCCGCTATATTGAGAATAGCGGCGCAATTAGATTATTGCGGTAAGCCTGTCTCGGAAGCAGAAATGCTCGAGAAAACTTACCAAACGTTCCACAAAAATCATTATGTTCTACAAGAACAATATAGAAATTGTGGGTATACGAGGTTCTCTGAACTCGCTGTGGCGCTTATAATAGCGGAGAGAAATAATGAACTCCTCATTAAAAACCACAATGCCCGACCCACGGGAACCAAAGCATTTCCTGAGGTAAATGCAACGGATATAAAAAATCCGGAAAAAGGAAATTATTCCTATCGTGGGCGTGGTCGTGGCCGTGGTCACAATCGTGGTTTTGGTCGTGGTCGTGGTTATCGATTTAACCGCAACCATGAAAGGAGTAACAACCCAAGAAGAAGAGGATCCAACACATGGAATCGATCTGATCGGGTAAAAGGGAAAGAAACCCAAGAAAACCCTACTCATAAAAATGAGAACGTCTGTTACAGATGTGGATCGAAGGGACACTGGTCTCAAGTATGTCGAACTCCTCAGCATCTATGCCAATTGTACCAAGAATCTATTAAAGGCAAGGCAAAGGAAGTAAATCTCAATGAACACCTTGTGGGTACAACATCGACATACCTCGAATCCTCTGACTTTATGGGAGATTTCAACGAGGCCACTCATCAAAATAATTGA
- the LOC106295232 gene encoding zinc finger protein CONSTANS-LIKE 9 — protein MGYMCDFCGEQRSMVYCRSDAACLCLSCDRSVHSANALSKRHSRTLVCERCNAQPATVRCVEERVSLCQNCDWSGHNNNNNNSSSSSSNNHKRQTISCYSGCPSSSELASIWSFCLELAGQSGCEQEMGMMNIDDDGQGNQNCNEDKKDVVAGSSSRPETSSALPATSSFPKDVRVCEDDFYGNLGMDEVDLALENYEELFGTAFNTSGELFGQGGIDSLFQKHHQAAAPEGGNLVQPAESNDDSFMSSKTEPIICFTSKPAHSNISFSGVTGDCSAGDFQECGASSSMQLSGEPPWYPQASSQDNNASSHSVTRNNAVMRYKEKKKARKFDKTVRYASRKARADVRRRVKGRFVKAGEAYDYDPLTPTRSY, from the exons ATGGGTTACATGTGTGACTTCTGTGGTGAACAAAGATCAATGGTTTACTGTCGCTCCGACGCAGCCTGTCTCTGCCTCTCCTGCGACAGGAGCGTCCACTCTGCTAACGCATTGTCCAAACGACATTCTAGAACGCTCGTCTGCGAGAGATGCAATGCTCAGCCTGCTACGGTCAGGTGTGTTGAAGAAAGGGTTTCCCTCTGTCAAAACTGTGATTGGTCTGGCCACAACAACAACAACAACAATTCTTCTTCTTCTTCGTCAAATAATCACAAGAGGCAAACCATAAGCTGCTATTCTGGTTGCCCTTCGAGCTCGGAGCTCGCCTCTATCTGGTCTTTCTGTTTGGAGTTAGCTGGACAATCAGGCTGTGAGCAAGAAATGGGTATGATGAATATAGATGATGATGGTCAGGGCAACCAAAACTGTAATGAGGATAAGAAAGATGTGGTCGCCGGCTCCTCCTCAAGGCCTGAAACCAGTTCTGCTCTACCTGCAACTTCATCATTTCCCAAG GATGTTAGAGTATGTGAAGATGACTTTTATGGGAACTTGGGTATGGATGAAGTTGACTTGGCTCTTGAGAACTATGAAGAGCTCTTTGGGACAGCCTTTAACACCTCTGGAGAGCTCTTTGGACAAGGTGGAATTGATAGTCTTTTCCAGAAACATCATCAAGCAGCAGCTCCTGAG GGAGGGAATCTGGTGCAGCCAGCTGAGAGCAATGATGATTCTTTCATGAGTTCGAAAACAGAGCCAATCATTTGCTTCACATCGAAGCCAGCACATTCCAACATATCTTTCTCTGGAGTCACCGGAGATTGCAGCGCTGGAGATTTTCAAGAATGTGGTGCATCATCTTCCATGCAGCTCTCAGGGGAGCCACCATGGTATCCTCAAGCATCATCACAGGATAACAATGCTTCCTCACATTCAGTGACTCGTAATAACGCTGTTATGCGTTACAAGGAGAAAAAGAAGGCTCGCAA GTTTGATAAGACAGTGAGGTATGCTTCTCGCAAAGCAAGAGCTGATGTGAGACGGCGTGTGAAGGGGAGATTTGTCAAAGCTGGTGAAGCTTATGACTATGACCCACTCACCCCAACCAGAAGCTACTGA
- the LOC106294308 gene encoding transmembrane emp24 domain-containing protein p24beta2 has translation MSMKATILILGLVWSFQAALGIRFVIDREECFSHKAEYEGDTLHVSFVVIKSDSQWHFNEDGVDLVIHGPAGEQIHDFREQISAKHDFVVQKKGVYRFCFTNKSPYHETIDFDVQLGHFAYYDQHAKDEHFTPLMEQISKLEEALYNIQFEQHWLEAQTDRQAIVNENMSKRAVHKALFESFALIGASVLQVYLLRRLFERKLGMSRV, from the exons ATGAGCATGAAGGCCACGATCCTAATACTAGGCCTCGTATGGAGCTTCCAGGCAGCGTTGGGGATTAGATTCGTGATAGACAGAGAAGAATGTTTCTCCCACAAGGCTGAGTATGAAGGCGATACCCTTCATGTCTCTTTCGTCGTCATCAAATCTGATTCTCAATGGCATTTTAACGAGGATGGTGTAGATCTTGTG ATACACGGCCCAGCAGGGGAACAGATTCATGACTTCAGGGAGCAGATAAGTGCCAAGCACGACTTTGTTGTCCAAAAGAAAGGGGTTTACCGTTTTTGTTTCACAAACAAGTCTCCGTATCATGAAACCATTGACTTCGATGTGCAGCTTGGTCACTTTGCGTACTACGACCAGCACGCAAAGGACG AGCATTTCACTCCATTGATGGAGCAAATATCGAAGTTAGAGGAGGCTCTTTACAATATCCAGTTCGAACAACATTGGTTAGAGGCTCAGACTGATCGTCAAGCTATTG TGAACGAGAACATGAGCAAGAGAGCAGTACACAAAGCTTTGTTCGAGTCGTTTGCGTTGATCGGGGCAAGTGTCCTCCAAGTTTATCTTCTGCGTCGCTTGTTTGAACGCAAACTCGGCATGTCTCGTGTCTAA